The genomic window ACCAACCGTCCGCAAACTCATCAAGCAGAATATGACAACAAAAACGCGAAGAACTCAATTTACAACGTAGCTAGAAAACCTTGGAAACTCAAACCAGATCCTCCATCTTTTTTCTAGTTCCCAtctcaaatataataaaaaagtaAGAGTCATTGACCAAAAAACGAACAAactggagaggaggaggagaaaaggtTTGTTACTAATTAATGCTTGTCTCGATCATCTAGTTATTGGCGGAGGTCGCAGAGTGATGCTCCAATCATGCTTCGAACGGAAAGGGCAAAGAGTAATTGCTCGGAAGACGTTACTAGGCTGGCTTATAAATAGCTCAGATCTCCATGCCAATGGGGCATCCGTGGTTGAATTGAATTTGTTCAGGAAAGTGTTCCGAGAGTTTTAGGACTCCCATCAATGGCCACGAagccattttttcttctttatacgCTTTTATTTGTATCCTGTCTGATATGTTGTCATTGCCATGAGGAAAGAaaggtattcttttttttttctttttccttctctctgtgtgtgtgtgtgtttatctTTCCCTATTAATTTTGAGTGTGTGCTCACGAGgagtttttttatttattaactgAGCCGGGTGCAGGTCCACATTGTGTACATGGGGGAGAAGCCCAAGGGTGGGTTTGCTGTCAAGTCAATGCATCACTCCATCCTAGAAGATGTCCTTGGAAGGTCATTACAGTTAAATTGGCCAGTTGTAGTTATTCAATAGTCTGTGCTGCTAAGAAATTAGCTTGCAAAGTTACGTTGCGCCAGATTGCTTTTAAATATGTTCGACTTGCCCAAACATATTCCTTAAAATTTATGAAGCCTGTTGATCTCCTCTCTTAGTTGAAAACAGTACATGTTACTAGGGGGACAACTGGACTGGACTCACTAAAGATTAATATTGTGATAATATGCGACATAGTCCATCCTCACTTacacaaaaaataaaaaggtcCATCCTCACATACACAAAAAATAAAAAGGCTAATACCATTAaaaagttatttatttatttcctgCTTTAAATACTAGTGTCGGGAAtgtgagccaaaaaaaaaaaaagggatacatGTGATATCATCTGATTAAAGATTTTTATTATAGATGAATAGATAACAATACTCTCATTCTTCTTGGTGCAGttgctttaaattttttcttattagGAAAGCAAGACCTAACCAAAGacctataattaatataatatttataggaGCAACTGCTTAATAAAGATGGAGTTAGGGTTTGTAGTTCGCGTTCCAATTACAGAGATGCTATTATTCTTAGTTCTTCAAGCAAACCTTTTCTGGTTCTAGTGTGATGCAATGTCTCATGAACTTGTTTAAAATTCACAATTTTATAGAGACAATGATCCATTGGAATACTTGGTATCACAGCTGTCAAAATATCCCTTACATAAACAGAAAATCAAAAGATGAGCAACCAAGATTATATACTTTTTATCTATAAATTTTAATGTTATTATCATTCTGTAATGATATTAAATTATACTTTAAATATATTTTCACCATATTATCATGGTTATTTAGTGATGCTAACAAAGTTTGTAATGTTTAGCTATTCCATTGATCTATACTTCTTATGTGTACATCAGTGATGCATTTCATGTCTTTCATGATATTTCCCAATAAGAGCTTAGAACAACAGttgctcccttttttttttttgttaaataccAAAAGTGTGTATTGTTGATGATAGCTCGAGAATGTTCATTTGAAAAAGAGGATAATAGttcaagaataaaatttttaataatgggTCTTTAACTATTTATATGGTTCGACCACGCCCGGTCCTGTAGCCCGGTTAAAATCCAACACCATTCATGAAGAATATGAAAAAATAATAGACACTTTAAATTCtagtttttattaaataaattccaACTTATTGGCAGCACTAAGAGTGGTGTTATCCTAAATATCCTAACAAGTTATGAGTGGTTCCCTAACTGCAGTGCTGCTGGTGCCAAAGAGTCTCTTGTGTATAGTTATGGGAGAAGCTTCAATGGATTTGCTGCCAGGTTGACCGACAAAGAAGCTGCAAAGATTCAGGGTCAGAATCGTTAAGCAATGAGACATGCATCATTTGATTAGGTTAAATATTCTCGTTCCTTTATTGTGCTTATCTTTCTATATATGACCGCAGAGATGGATGGAGTGGTCTCTGTTCTTCCAAATACCATACTCAAGCTTCACACCACAAAGTCATGGGATTTCATGGGTGTTACCATTGGCGGAACTCTGCGCCTTCCTACGGAAGCAAATGTCATCGTTGGACTGCTAGACACAGGTATATGTAACGTAATTTGCTTTGGAAGCACCACCCACTGGCGCCTCTGCCCTATCCGTTGCCTAAATTCAATCAAAATATCATTTCAACAGCCATAACAAGTACACATTACTCCAATCTAAATACTGATCAAAGCATATCAAACATACCATATCGTTCGTTGCATCAAAGGTTATATATATCCAGTCTTTTCTTTACCACAAAGATAAGGATCATATCCACCTTTCAGCCATGTCGCCCCTCCATTGCACTCTTTGGTGCTACGCAAAACAGTAGTCAATTGCATGCGCCTTTGCCATCTTAATCTTTCCATATCAATTGGTTGTAAGGTGATTCGTGGACCCGTTCCTCGTATGCACCTATCTTTAATCCTTTGTTCATGATTGATCATCTTATGCACTTAGAACTTCTCTGTCTCCTAACATTCTAATCCGTACATCCTAAGTAGATCTCGCAATTTAATCCGAAGATCACGCATCTGAATTTTCAGGAATTTGGCCGGAGTCCGCTAGCTTCAGTGATCAGGGCATGGGTCCCCCGCCTGCCAAATGGAAAGGGATCTGTCATGGCGCAAACTTCACTTGCAACAAGtaatccctttttcttctttgtcCTTGTTGAGaggcagaaaaaatatgaaactagGAGCAAGCATCTCATCACTTCATTACTCCTGAATGATTCTCTGCAACAGCAAGATCATTGGAGCAAGGTACTACAATAGTGAAGGTTTCTATGACCCCACAGACTTCAAATCTCCAAGAGACTCCGAAGGACATGGCACACACACTTCCTCCACTGCTGCAGGAGCACTGGTGCCCAACGCTAGCTACTTTGGTCTGGCAAATGGCATTGCAAGAGGTGGAGTACCAAAAGCGAGGATTGCAATGTACAAAGTGTGCTGGGCCTTTGGATGTGGAACAGCTGATATCTTGGCTGCATTTGATGACGCCATAGCTGATGGAGTTGACGTAATATCCGTCTCCCTTGGAGGACCCCCTTTTCCTTTCTTCGATGATGTCATAGCCATCGGCTCGTTCCATGCGATGAAGAAAGGCATCGTAACAGCCAATTCTGCAGGCAATTCTGGTCCCTACCCTGGAACAGTGAGCAATGTTGCTCCTTGGACAATAACTGTTGCCGCGAGCACCATTAACAGGAAATTTATAGCCAAAGTTGCCCTGGGCAATGGACAGATCTTCATTGTGAGTACTGGATTCTGttttatagatttaaaaaatcttaaaattactAGCTGATCTTGCTTAATACGATCCCAACATATAGGGGAACTCCATCAATCCATTCCCGCTCATGGGCACATATCCATTGATATATGGGGGAAGTGCTCCAAACATCTCAGCCGGTGAATCGGGTGATATCTCGAGGTACTGCTATCCTGGTGTTTTGAATTCCTACAAAACAGAGGGCAAGATCGTGCTTTGCGACGCCATTTGGGATGGCTCTGGTGTCTTGATGGCCAATGGTGTTGGAGTCATTATGAGCGACTCGGAGTACTCGGACTTTGCCTTCTCTTACCCATTACCAGCAACTCTGATCAGCGTGGAAGATGGTAAACAAATACTGGAATACATCCAGTCTACCAGGTAAGAGGGTTGTGGCAAATCAATTATCTCAATTCTCTCTGATACTTGGCTTCTCCTGTTTTACTGAACACACGAACACAACCCCTTGTCAGCGATCCTTTTGCAACAATCCTGATGGGCGAGACAATAGAAGATGTCATGGCTCCAACTGTGGTCTCGTTCTCATCTAGAGGACCCAATTATGTCGTCCCCGACATTCTCAAGGTATATGTTAGTGGTTCCTAGTTTGATTTGAATTATATTCATTCCTTTCTCTCCATCAGTGCTGTCACGAGATTCTGACTCATTGGCAATACCAACAGCCGGATCTGACCGCACCTGGCGTGGATATTCTCGCTTCCTGGTCTCCGGTAGCGCCACCTTCGATCTACTATGATGATCCATTGAGAGTAAACTATAACGTGATCTCCGGCACGTCCATGTCCTGTCCTCATGTTAGCGGCGCCGCTGCCTACATCAAATCGGTACACCCCAACTGGTCGCCTGCTGCCATCAAGTCTGCTCTCATGACAACCGGTAAAGTAAATGGAATCAAGAAaatgaagctttttttttttttttgtctcataAGTTCAATTTCACATAAAAATGACTGATGTCATGGTTTGCAGCAATGGTCATGGATCCTAGGAAGAACACAGATGCCGAGTTTGCCTACGGCGCAGGCCACATCGACCCGATAAAGGCTCTGAATCCAGGATTGATCTTTGATGCGTCCGAGAAAGATTACGTGGACTTCCTCTGCAAGCAGGGCTACAACACAACCACTCTTAGGCTGGTCACCGGTGACAAAAGCACTTGTCCGAAGCCCACCACCATTGGGAAGGCTTGGAACCTCAACTACCCATCCTTTGCGCTATCTGTGATTGATGGGCAGAGAATTTGGGGGGTCTTTCCTCGGACGGTGACAAATGTGGGAACGCCCAGCTCGACGTACTACGCCTCTTGGTCCTCATCATATCCTTTGACGGTCACCATCACCCCTTCGGTCCTTTCCTTCTCCTCCCGTGGGGAGACCAAGTCCTTTACCGTTACGGTCAGTGGTGGAGCTATCTCGCAGCAGTTCATTTCTGGGTACATCGTATGGAAGGATGAGACGCATACTGTGAGGATGCCGCTCGTGGTCTTCACAATGCTTCCTCCCACCAATGATGAACTGATGGCTGCTCACGTGCGACGATCGTTTGATGGCTTGTCCAGGTACCGCAAGAATGGGAAGCTTGGTGCCCATTGACAGCATCCCTAGCTACTATTATTCTGCTTAGTATCATATGATCCCAATAATAAGATTGCTTCTGAGAGTGCCAATGGCAACAGTGAGTGCATCCATTTGCAGTTGTTCGGTTGCATGCAATGCAACAACACTAATGTAACCTGTTTCAAtgcgtcttttttttttttttttttccggaaaACGAAAGGGTTTGCTACTAAAGCATTTTATTGCATGATTCAATAAGACGAAAAGATGGTTCAAGACCATGGAGTCTAAAATAATCTTTGAGTGAGACTGCACATTTGAATTTGTGGAATCCGATACCATCACACATATGTAATTGatgatgatatatttatattttaagttAAATATTATACTTACATATCCCAtagtattatttatataaaaattatttctatctaaaaaaaaaatgcagTTCAGCAAGGTTCAAACTTTCTACGCTAGATTAACTGATTAGCGATTGTTTGCTTAACAATAGACACTCAAAAAATTGCATAAACATATGTGTAAGatgttttatgatatcatttttttCTCACATGATCATTGTACAATTttggtatgaattttttttttatatatcttaTAGCAAATTTTTGAGAGCTCTTAAATTTTGGTTATCTGAATATCAATACCAGTATTATGGAGCTATGTTTTAGTATGAAGAACATATATACAAATCACACAGAACAAGTATATATGCATCTATTCTGTGTTGTCATGAAGAGAGAGTAGATTGCCATTACTTAAAAAGAAACCAACTCGTTTGGACAATTTATTGGATTATAATGGTGGAAAAAGCACttcaaaatattgaaaaaaatgttGAGATATATAATTTGATGTTTGTATTCACATCAATCGATGCCAAAATTGATAATGAGAGTAATACTAAATTAGATCTATATGTATTCCAAATTAATGGCTAGAATCATCATAGAATGGATTCTTTTGAACCATTTGATGGTGAAAGACCAGGATTTGTCGCATTAAATTTACATCTTGATCTGTCAAATATATATCCAGAAATTGTACAAAGTTTAATAAAAATGTTTGATTGTAAAATTCAAATTGTCAAGAATTTTGAAATGGCTAGAGATCGATTTAAGTAATCCGAATTCTTATCAATACGGTCTAAATTGTTGAAAAGATGTCAAGAAGATAATTCATAATACAATACTTCAACATATCGTGAAATAGTAGGATTAATTGTTTGTGATTTAGGTCAGATTGATCAACATCATAATCGAGCATAAATGGAGAGAAGGAAGCATATCAGTGACTTTCACCTATAGTTTATGGCTATATAAtatccaattttattttttttagtgaagATGGAGAATTGACATTAGATATAAagaaaactctaaaaaaaaaaattctaaaaatattcTCTTATCAAAAAATTTGTTACAACAAGAAAATTCCATGCTTACAGAATACAGTATAGAGTGAATAAGGATGAACattgataaaagaaaaatatttgctCCAAAAGTATATATAGTGAATGTTTTTCATGTATTGAAGAAGAAATATTTGATTATATCAGAAGAACCTTAGGTCCAAAATTTATAAACATATTAAAGATGTAGTTGTAATAGACAATGTTGATGGTAATGTCATTGGTCGAACAATTATGTTACTATCAAGTTTTATTAAAACTTTCAGGTATATAATCCAGAATTATCAAGATACCATGGCTGTCGGTAGATAATATAGATATCCAGATTTATTCATCATATTTATCTATAATATTTAATGGTCAAAATTTCAATTTGTATTGAAACTCATATTCgattaaagatctaaaaatagatCTAATATTGTTAGCAGATTTTTTAAAATGAAGCTTCAAAAATTGACGttgcatattataaaaaataattttagaaaataattataGATATAATTTCATTTCTTATGATTATTATATTCTTTATACTTATTTGGTGATGTTGACATAAAATGTTCTCTAATAAATTTAGCATATTTTACTTTTGTAGCTTTATGCATAATAGagtttcaaaaatatactttgatGCATATGTTCATTATGAACTTGATCGCATCAACATTATAAGTATCTAACATTAACAAATATAGATTTTATAATTTGTGAAGAATACCAAATGAACATAATAGCACATTAGGATATAAAGTGCCATGTATAGTTAAAGatgttctatgaaatattttCCAAAAGGTTTTAGGATGAAACTATAATTAATGAAAATAGATTTTGTATTTATAGAAGAAGTCATCTCTATCAAGCATATCTTCTTATTTGATCTCTTTAAACTACTTCAAAATTAGCTAGCTTTTCATCCTCATGTTGTTTGATCTCTTTTGTATGATTTAATTCCTTAATATAGATCTTCATGATCAGGCCAACTGTGGCATTTTTTGATTCTTCTTGAGTAATTCCAGAATGACTAGTCCTTTAAATATGATATCTTCAAACTTTATATGGTAACCATCTGGTCAAGCTTCTCTTGCAATATGGGTAACAGATATTATTCAACTTATAAGAGAAATGATAGAAAAATCAGCCATAATGATATGGTTGAGGTCAGGCATCTTATACCTAAATTCATTGATAGAGAATGTAATAACATCAATCATGATAATTCACCTCTTCAATTATCAAAAATAGAGTCTATATGCTTGCATCAGTGTAGCAAATTACTGAAAGCTCTTCAACCACGTCGAGCTACGAACGCTTGAATTATAATTTGATATTTGTATTCACATCAATCGATGCCAAAATTGATAATGAGAATAATACTAAATTAGATCTATATGTATTCTAAATTAATGGCTAGAATCATCATAGAATAGATTCTTTTGAAACCATTTGATGGTGAAAGACAAGATTTgtccacacacacatacatatctatatatatatatatatatagacacacgcacacacacacacacatacatataatatatatatatacattatatatatatacacatatatatatatatatatatatatatatacacacacacacacacacacacatacatacatacatacattagtatatatatatattataatattaatatatatatatatatatatatatatatataNNNNNNNNNNNNNNNNNNNNNNNNNNNNNNNNNNNNNNNNNNNNNNNNNNNNNNNNNNNNNNNNNNNNNNNNNNNNNNNNNNNNNNNNNNNNNNNNNNNNgtccacaggccccgccgtggaccgcccggtccacggtggaccggggcaaaggggctgcgggcctgggtcgcgcgtcccgcgtgggcctgggtcccgcgtcccacgcgggcttgggtcgcgtgtcccgcgcgccgccgcctgcggccacgccgctgccgcccgccggcggtcctccgccgcctcgattctcgtgccgacttcaaaagctcgtatctcctccatccgagctccgtttcggatgatcttggtctcgttggactccgtttttcgccgcgaacctcgctgtgggctcaatcttgaggcgtcaaatcctaacacgcCCCATATCTGATCTATTATTATCCCTAATCATCCCACATAAGAAGCAACATTTTCACTCTTTCCTtggtcttgatctttttctttctgttgGGGGCAAAACTAGGCCTTGGTCTTTAGAAGATCACCCAGAGTACAGTCAGACCCATAACCAGCATTCCACAACTAATGCATTGCGTGGAACACTGATCACCCGATAATGCAAGTCAGTCAGATGACAAGCCTAGCTTATTGCATCAAAGATGCCATGCCAATACTTTCCATGCTCAAGATGCATCCCATAGTCCAGCCTCAAGTCCAAAAGACAGTCGCTAAGAGTATAGATCATCTTGATGGAACGTGACCTCATTATCCTTTTTTTGggagaaaaataataagatacatCATCTCAGCATTGGATATTGTAT from Elaeis guineensis isolate ETL-2024a chromosome 4, EG11, whole genome shotgun sequence includes these protein-coding regions:
- the LOC105043554 gene encoding cucumisin, whose product is MATKPFFLLYTLLFVSCLICCHCHEERKVHIVYMGEKPKGGFAVKSMHHSILEDVLGSAAGAKESLVYSYGRSFNGFAARLTDKEAAKIQEMDGVVSVLPNTILKLHTTKSWDFMGVTIGGTLRLPTEANVIVGLLDTGIWPESASFSDQGMGPPPAKWKGICHGANFTCNNKIIGARYYNSEGFYDPTDFKSPRDSEGHGTHTSSTAAGALVPNASYFGLANGIARGGVPKARIAMYKVCWAFGCGTADILAAFDDAIADGVDVISVSLGGPPFPFFDDVIAIGSFHAMKKGIVTANSAGNSGPYPGTVSNVAPWTITVAASTINRKFIAKVALGNGQIFIGNSINPFPLMGTYPLIYGGSAPNISAGESGDISRYCYPGVLNSYKTEGKIVLCDAIWDGSGVLMANGVGVIMSDSEYSDFAFSYPLPATLISVEDGKQILEYIQSTSDPFATILMGETIEDVMAPTVVSFSSRGPNYVVPDILKPDLTAPGVDILASWSPVAPPSIYYDDPLRVNYNVISGTSMSCPHVSGAAAYIKSVHPNWSPAAIKSALMTTAMVMDPRKNTDAEFAYGAGHIDPIKALNPGLIFDASEKDYVDFLCKQGYNTTTLRLVTGDKSTCPKPTTIGKAWNLNYPSFALSVIDGQRIWGVFPRTVTNVGTPSSTYYASWSSSYPLTVTITPSVLSFSSRGETKSFTVTVSGGAISQQFISGYIVWKDETHTVRMPLVVFTMLPPTNDELMAAHVRRSFDGLSRYRKNGKLGAH